GGCGGCTCCGGGGCGTCGCGGGCGACTCGTCTCGGCGGGGACCCGAGGGCGtcgcccggccccggggcagggccacgggggcccaggcgtccggggggggggtgggggtggggggctgggtgccagcccggacgcctgggcccctggcgggggggggggggaagggagggggacaagtgctgcagagctgccccgggggggggggtaaatgtgccccggggggggggtcagatctgccccgggggggggtaAATGAGCCCCGGAGGGGGGTAAATGTGCCCCGGGGGATGGTCAGATCTGCCCCGGGGGGGTAAATGAGCCCCCGGGGGGTAAATgagccccgggggggggtcagagctgccccgggggggggtaAATGAGCCCCGGGGGGGTCAGAGCTGCCCCTGAGGGGGTAAATGTGCCCCAGGGGGGGGTCAgagctgccccggggggggtAAATGTGCCCCGGGGGGGGTCAgagctgccccgggggggggtaAATGTGCCCCGGGGGGGTCAgagctgccccgggggggggtaAATGTGCCCCGGGGGGGGTCAGAGCTGCCCCGCGGGGGGTAAATGAGCCCCGGGGGGGTCAgagctgccccggggggggggtaAATGTGCCCCGAGGGGGGGGGTCAGAGCTGCCCCCGGGGTGGGTAAATGTGCCCCGGGGGGGTCAGAGCTGCCCCCGGGGGGGGTAAATGTGCCCCGGGGGGGGTCAGAGCTGCCCCCGGGGGGGGTAAATGTGCCCCGAGGGGGGGGTCAGAGCTGCCCCCGGGGGGGGGTAAATGTGCCCCGAGGGGGGGCTCAgagctgccccggggggggtAAATGAGCCCCAGGGTGGTCAgagctgccccggggggggggtaagtgagccccgggggggggtcagagctgccccgggggggggtaAATGTGCCCCGAGGGGGGGGTCAgagctgccccggggggggtAAAtgagccccggggggggggtcagagCTGCCCCCGGGGGGGGGTAAATGAGCCCCGAGGGGGGGGTCAGAGCTGCCCCCGGGGGGTAAATGTGCCCTGGGGGGGGTCAgagctgccccggggggggtAAATGTGCCCCGAGGGGGGGTCAGAGCTGCCCCCGGGGGGTAAATgagccccgggggggggtcagagctgccccggggggggtAAATGAGCCCCGGGGGGGTCAGATCTGCCCCGGGGGGGGTAAATGAGCCCCGGGGGGGTCAGAGCTGCCCCCGGGGGGGGTAAATGTGCCCCGAGGGGGGGGTCAgagctgccccgggggggggtaaatgagccccggggggggggggtcagagctgccccgggggggggtaaatgagccccgggggggggtcagagctgccccggggggggggtaAATGAGCCCCGGGGGGGTCAgagctgccccgggggggggtaAATGTGCCCCGAGGGGGTCAgagctgccccggggggggtAAATGTGCCCCGGGGGCGTCGCTGCCCCTTTAAGAAGGGGGCGGAGCCCgtcacggggggggggggcgctcgcctccgcccgccgcggcgcagcgcgcaTGCGCGGCGTGTGGGCTACGCGGGCGGGCTGCGCGCGCGCTGATTGGCCCGCGCCGGCGCGGgttgggaggggggggggggggcggggcggggcgcgcggggcctgCCGGGAAGCGCCGCagggagccgccggcgcgcgcGGAGCCGCTCGCGGGTGAGTGACGTAGGCGGAGGCGCCGGGCGCGACCAttgcgcggggcgccggggggggggggcgcacCCAGGGGCGCCCATTGCCCCCCCggggggtgctgggagcgcCCATtccccttttttgggggggcggAAGGGCCCATTGCCCCCCCggggggtgctgggagcgcCCATTCCCCTTATGGGGGGCTTGGAAGGGCCCATTGCCCCCCCCggggggtgctgggagcgcCCATTCCCCTTTTTGGGGGGCGGAAGGACCCATTGCCCCCCCCggggggtgctgggagcgcCCATTGCCCTTTTTGGGGGGGGCGGAAGGGCCCATTGCCCCCCCggggggtgctgggagcgcCCATTCCCCTTTTTGGAGGTGGCGGAAGGGCCCATTGCCCCCCCggggggtgctgggagcgcccattcctttttttgggggggcggAAGGGCCCATTGCCCCCTCggggggtgctgggagcgcCCATTCCCCTTTTTGTGGGGGTGGAAGGGCCCATTGCCCCCCCCggggggtgctgggagcgcCCATtccccttttttgggggggcggAAGGGCCCATTGCCCCCCCggggggtgctgggagcgcCCATtccccttttttgggggggcggAAGGGCCCATTGCCCCCCTAggggggtgctgggagcgcCCATTCCCCTTATGGGGGGCTTGGAAGGGCCCATTGCCCCCCCggggggtgctgggagcgcCCATTCCCCCTTTTTGGGGGGGTGGAAGGGCCCATTGCCCCCCCggggggtgctgggagcgcCCATtccccttttttgggggggcggAAGGGCCCATTGCCCCCCCggggggtgctgggagcgcCCATTcccctttttttgggggggcggAAGGGCCCATTGCCCCCCCggggggtgctgggagcgcCCATTcccctttttttggggggcggAAGGGCCCATTGCCCCCCCggggggtgctgggagcgcCCATTCCCCTTTTTGGGGGTTGGAAGGGCCCATTGCCCCCCCggggggtgctgggagcgcCCATtccccttttttgggggggcggAAGGGCCCATTGCCCCCCTAggggggtgctgggagcgcCCATTcccctttttttggggggcggAAGGGCCCATTGCCCCCCCggggggtgctgggagcgcCCATtccccttttttgggggggcggAAGGGCCCATTGCCCCCCTAggggggtgctgggagcgcCCATTcccctttttttggggggcggAAGGGCCCATTGCCCCCCCggggggtgctgggagcgcCCATTCCCCTTTTTGGGGGTTGGAAGGGCCCATTGCCCCCCCggggggtgctgggagcgcCCATTcccctttttttggggggcggAAGGGCCCATTGCCCCCCCggggggtgctgggagcgcCCATTCCCCTTTTTGGGGGTTGGAAGGGCCCATTGCCCCCTCggggggtgctgggagcgcCCATtccccttttttgggggggcggAAGGGCCCATTGCCCCCCTAggggggtgctgggagcgcCCATTcccctttttttggggggcggAAGGGCCCATTGCCCCCCCggggggtgctgggagcgcCCATTCCCCTTTTTGGGGGTTGGAAGGGCCCATTGCCCCCTCggggggtgctgggagcgcCCATTCCCCTTTTTGTGGGGGTGGAAGGGCCCATTGCCCCCCCCCggggggtgctgggagcgcCCATTCCCCTTATGGGGGGGTTGGAAGGGCCCATTGCCCCCCtggggggtgctgggagcacCCATTCCCCTTTTTGGGGGGGTTCAGAAGGGTCCCATTCCCTGAGGGGGAGGGGCCTGGCCGGGTCCATTCCCATGGGTGGGGGGGTGGCGGGAGAATCCATTCCTGGCTGGGGGGGGATGGGAAGAGGGTGGCCGGGAGGAGCCATTCCcaattttttttggggggggggggtccggaAGGGCCAGTTCCCACCATAGGGATGTCCAGGAGGACCCAGTCCCACCCAGGAGAACCCATCGGGGTGCCCAGATGGTCCCATTCCCatcacggggggggggggggggggaggtccAGGAGATCCCGATCCCACCCAGGGGCGTCTGGAAGGGCCGATTCCCGTTACAGGGGTGTCCGAGAGGACCCAGTCGCACCCCGGGCCGCGTGGGAAGACCCGTTTCCCTGGATAAGGGTGTTCAGATGGTCTCATTCCCATCACGGAGATGTCCGGGAAGTCCCAATCCCACCCAGAGATGCCTGAGAAGACCCTTCCCCATCACGGGTGGCCGTGGGGAAGACCTGATGTCACCCAAGGGTGCCCAGATAGACTTGCTCCCCTGGGTGGGGGCTTCCAAAAGGACCCGTTCCCGCCGCAGAGATGTCCACGAGAATCTAATGCCACCGTAGAGGTCTCCAGGAAGACCCAGTCCCACCTCAGAGGTGCCCAGGAGGGCCCAGTCCCACCGCAGGGGGGGGGTCCGAGAGCTCCCATTTCCCTAGAGGAGAGCGTCGAGAAACGGGCGTTCCCATCGTGAAGGTGCCCAGGAGGTCTCATCCCAACGTTGGGGCGTCCCGGAGAACTTAGTGCCGCTAACGGGCCTCCGGAAGGAGCCGTGGCCTTGGGTGGGGGTGTCCGGTAAGGCCCAGTCCCATCACAGAAGCGCCCAGGAGGAGCCGTTGCCACCTTAGGGGAGGCCCGGAGCAACTAAACGTCACCCTGGGGATGCCCAGGAGAACCCATTCCCATCATAAGGGCGTCCAAGATTCCCACCATAGGGTCTTCCGGGAGACCCCGGTACAACCCTATGTGTGTCCAGGAGTTTGCAGTAGCACCCAAGGGTGCCCGAGAGGTCTCGTATCCATCGTGGATGTGTCTAGGAGAGCCCAATGCAACCGTATGGGTGTCTAGAAGAACCCGAGGGAGCCCAGAAGATCTCATAGGCATCACAGGGGCTCCCAGGAGACCCCAACACAACCCTATAGGTGCCCCAGAGGTCCTGGTGCCACCCAGGGGTGCCTAGAAGATTTCACATCCGTCATAGGGGCTTCCAGGTGAGCCCAGTACAATCATATGGGTGCTGAGGAGGTCCAAGGGGTGCTCAGAAGATCTCATTGCCATCATAGGGGCTTCCAGGAGAGCCCTGTGCGATCATGTGGGTGCTGAGGAGGTCCACGGGGTGGTCAGAAGATCTCATTGCCATTATAGGGGCTTCTAGGAAAGCCCAGTACAACCATATGGGTGCTGAGGAGGTCCAAGGGGTGCTCAGAAGATCTCATTGCCATCATAGGGGCTTCCAGGAGAGCCCAGTACAACCGTATGGGTGATGAGAAGGTCCAAGGGGTGCTCAGAAGATCTCATTGCCATCATAGGAGCTTCCAGGAGACCCCAGTGCGATCATATGGGTGCTGAGGAGGTCCAAGGGGTGCCCAGAAGATCTCATTGCCATCATAGGGGCTTCCAGGAGAGCCCTGTGCGATCGTATGGGTGCTGAGAAGGTCCAAGGGGTGCTCAGAAGATCTCATTGCCATCATAGGAGCTTCCAGGAGAGTCCAATGCAATCATGTGGGTGTTGAGAAGGTCCAAGGGGTGTTTAGAAGATCTCATTCTCATCATAGGGGCTTCCAGGAGAGCCCAATGGAATCATAGGGGTGCTGAGGAGGTCCAAGGGGTGGTCAGAAGATCTTGTTCTCATCGTAGGGGCTTCCAGGAGAGCCCAATGTGATCATATGGGTGCTGAGGAGGTCCAAGGGGTGCTCAGAAGATCTCACTCTCATCGTAGGGACTTCCAGGAGAGCCCAATGTGATCATGTGGGTGCTGAGGAGGTCCAAGGGGTGGTCAGAAGATCTTGTTCTCATCGTAGGGGCTTCCAGGAGACCCCAGTGCAACCCTACGGGTGCCCCGGCTGACCCAGCACCACCGGGGGCTTCCCAGGaggccccgccggcgccccggaGCGCTCCCGCTGCGTCCCACCCCGCAGCCGCCATGCcggcgccccgctgcgccctttgcccgcgccgggccgccctCCGGCGCCCCAAGACGGGCCAGGCCCTTTGCCGGCAGTGCTTCGTGTCCGCCTTCGAGGAGGAGACGCATCGGGCCATCGTGACGGGCGGCCTCTTCCGACCGGGCGACGCCGTGGCCGTGGCCGCCTCGGGCGGCAAAGACTCCTCCGTCCTCGCCCACCTCCTGGCCCGCCTCGACCGCCGCCACCGCTACGGCCTCCGCCTCGTCCTGCTCTCGGTGGACGAGGGCATCGCCGGCTACCGGGACGACTCGTTGGACGCCGTGCGCCGGGCCCGCGGGCGCCTGCCGCTCCTCGTGCTCTCCTACGAGGCTCTCTACGGCTGGAGCATGGACCGCGTcgcccgccgcctcggccccgccAGCCACTGCACCTTCTGCGGCGTCTTCCGGCGGCAGGCCCTCGACCGCGGCGCCCGCCTCCTCGGCGTCGACAAGATCGCCACCGGTGGGGGCGCTGGGAGGGGctttggaggagctggagggcgCTGGGAAGGGgtttggaggagctggagggcgCTGGGAGGGGGgttggaggagctggagggcgctgggaggtgctgggaagggctttggaggagctggagggcgCTGGGAGGGGGTTTGGAGgagctgggaggtgctgggagggggtttggaggagctggagggcacTGGGAAGGGGTTTGGAGgagctgggaggtgctgggagggggtttggaggagctggagggcacTGGGAAGGGgtttggaggagctggagggcgctgggaggtgctgggaagggctttggaggagctggagggcgCTGGGAGGGGgtttggaggagctggagggtgctgggaggggggttggaggagctggagggcgctgggaggtgctgggaagggctttggaggagctggagggtgctgggagggggtttggaggagctggagggcacTGGGAAGGGGTTTGGAGgagctgggaggtgctgggagggggtttggaggagctggagggcacTGGGAAGGGgtttggaggagctggagggcgCTGGGAGGGGctttggaggagctggagggtgctgggagggggtttggaggagctggagggcgCTGGGAGGTGCTGGAAAGGGctttggaggagctggagggtgctgggagggggtttggaggagctggagggcactgggaagggctttggaggagctggagggtgctgggaggtgctgggaggggggtttggaggagctggagggcgCTGGGAGGTGGTTTGGAGAAGCTGGAGGGCGCTGGGAGGTGgtttggaggagctggagggtGCTGGGAAGGGgtttggaggagctggagggcactgggaagggctttggaggagctggagggcacTTGGAGGGGctttggaggagctggagggtgctgggaggtgctgggaggGGGTTTGGAGGAGATTGGAGGGTGCTGGGATGGactgggaggtgctgggagggggtttggaggagctggagggcactgggaggtgctgggaggGGGTTTGGAGGAGATTGGAGGGTGCTGGGATGGactgggaggtgctgggagggggtttggaggagctggagggcactgggaggtgCTGGAAGGAGGTTTAGAGGAGCTTGGAGGGTGCTGGGATGGactgggaggtgctgggagTGGGGTTGGAGAAGCTGGAAGGTGCTGGGATGGactgggaggtgctgggagaGGGGTTAGAGGAGCTTGGAGGGTGCTGGGATGggctgggaggtgctgggaggGGGGTTGGAGAAGCTGGAAGGTGCTGGGATGGactgggaggtgctgggagaGGGGTTAGAGGAGCTTGGAGGGTGCTGGGATGGactgggaggtgctgggagTGGGGTTGGAGAAGCTGGAAGGTGCTGGGATGGactgggaggtgctgggagaGGGGTTAGAGGAGCTTGGAGGGTGCTGGGATGggctgggaggtgctgggaCGGGGGTTGGAGAAGCTGGAAGGTGCTGGGATGGactgggaggtgctgggagaGGGGTTAGAGGAGCTTGGAGGGTGCTGGGATGGACTGGGAGGCGCTGGGGGCCCCCCCGTGACCCGCcgtgtccgtccgtccgtccgtccccaCCAGGCCACAACGCCGATGACATCGCCGAGACGGTGCTGATGAACTTCCTGCGCGGGGACGTGGcccggctgcggcgggcggccgccgagGCCACCGGGACGGCCACCGAGGCCACCAAGATGGCCACCGAGGCCACCAAGATGGCCAGCGAGGCCGTCAAGATGGCCACCGAGGTGATAGCTACCACAGGGATGACCGGGATGGCTTCAGAGGTGGCCACCGAGGCCACCAAGATGGCCACCGAGGCCACCAGGATGGCCACCGAGGTCGTAGCTACCACAGGGACGACCGGGATGGCTTCAGAGGTGGCCACCGAGGCCACCAAGATGGCCACCGAGGTCACAGCTACCACAGGGACGGCCGCCGAGGCCACCAAGATGGCCACCGAGGCCACCAAGATGGCCACCGAGGTCACAGCTACCACAGGGACGACCGGGATGGCTTCGGAGGTGGCCACCGAGGCCACCGGGATGGCCGCTGAGGCCACCAAGATGGCCACCGAGGCCACCAGGACGGCCACCAAAGCCACGGAGGTGGCCGCTGAGGTCACGGTGGTGGCCACCGGGGTCACGGAGGTGGCCGCCAAGGTCACGGATGGCGTGGCGACAGCCGGGCCGGACTCGGGGCGGGTCTCTGAGGCCACCAGGACTGTGGGGACgggcggggaggccgcggcgaCGGTCACCGGTGTCacgggggccgcggcggtggCTGCCTTGACCCCAGGGGACGCTGCCGCGAGCCCCGGGGTGTCCACGCCGACCATCAAAGGGGTCGCGGGGTGTATGGATGCCACCAGAGGAGCACTTACGGGGACCGTGGCGAAGACCTCGAGAGCTTCGGAGGCTGCCGCAAGGATCTCAGAGGGCACTGAGGGCCCTACAGAGGCCACCAGGAGCCCTGCGGAGATGGCGGACTCCATGGAGGCCACCAGGAGCTCCATGGAGAAGGCCAAGAGCTCCATGGAGGCCGCCAAGAGCTCCACAGAGGCCACCAGGAGCCCCATGAAGACCACCGGGAGCCCCGTGGAGACCACGAACTTCATGGAGGCCACCAGGAGCTCCATGGAGACCACCAAGAGCTCCATGGAGACCGCCAAGAGCTCCACAGAGGCCACCAAGAGCTCCACAGAGGCCACCAGGAGCCCCACGAAGACCACCGGGAGCCCCGTGGAGACCACGAACTTCACGGAGGCCACCAGGAGCTCCATGGAGACCACCAAGAGCTCCATGGAGGCCGCCAAGAGCTCCACAGAGGCCACCAAGAGCTCCACAGAGGCCACCAGGAGCCCCATGAAGACCACCGGGAGCCCCGTGGAGACCACGAACTTCACGGAGGTCACCAGGAGCTCCATGGAGACCACCAGGAGCTCCATGGAGACCGCCAAGAGCTCCACAGAGGCCACCAAGAGCTCCACAGAGGCCACCGGGAGCCCCACGAAGAGCACCAGGAGCCCTGTGGAGACCACGAGCTTCACGGAGGCCACCAGGAGCTCCATGGAGGCCACCAGAAGCTCCACGAAGGCCACCGGCGGCTCCACGAAGGCCACCAGGAGCCCCACGAAGGCCACCAGGAGCCCCACGAAGGTCCCGCGGGTCCCGAGGCCCCCGGCGACGAGCCCGACGGCGGCGCCGTGGCCGG
This is a stretch of genomic DNA from Rhea pennata isolate bPtePen1 chromosome 36, bPtePen1.pri, whole genome shotgun sequence. It encodes these proteins:
- the LOC134152953 gene encoding mucin-19-like, with amino-acid sequence MPAPRCALCPRRAALRRPKTGQALCRQCFVSAFEEETHRAIVTGGLFRPGDAVAVAASGGKDSSVLAHLLARLDRRHRYGLRLVLLSVDEGIAGYRDDSLDAVRRARGRLPLLVLSYEALYGWSMDRVARRLGPASHCTFCGVFRRQALDRGARLLGVDKIATGHNADDIAETVLMNFLRGDVARLRRAAAEATGTATEATKMATEATKMASEAVKMATEVIATTGMTGMASEVATEATKMATEATRMATEVVATTGTTGMASEVATEATKMATEVTATTGTAAEATKMATEATKMATEVTATTGTTGMASEVATEATGMAAEATKMATEATRTATKATEVAAEVTVVATGVTEVAAKVTDGVATAGPDSGRVSEATRTVGTGGEAAATVTGVTGAAAVAALTPGDAAASPGVSTPTIKGVAGCMDATRGALTGTVAKTSRASEAAARISEGTEGPTEATRSPAEMADSMEATRSSMEKAKSSMEAAKSSTEATRSPMKTTGSPVETTNFMEATRSSMETTKSSMETAKSSTEATKSSTEATRSPTKTTGSPVETTNFTEATRSSMETTKSSMEAAKSSTEATKSSTEATRSPMKTTGSPVETTNFTEVTRSSMETTRSSMETAKSSTEATKSSTEATGSPTKSTRSPVETTSFTEATRSSMEATRSSTKATGGSTKATRSPTKATRSPTKVPRVPRPPATSPTAAPWPAVPRCKPLRHAYEKEIVLYAYFEGLDYVSTECLYAPHAYRGHARALLKELEATRASSVAALGHSGRRLAVGAHVATKALGACARCGYAASQPLCKACVLLASLNRGLPRVGLGKRALGLAGGVDGRGAGDRGDGGCVGSEQGADGHGAWSRGAGGRGVNGHEDGSDWVGSCGASDRGAGGRGASDPGAGGHGRCCCGARGHEAGGHGAGGHGTCCHGAGDHEAGSHGANDHEAGDRGTGSHGASNHGTCCHGAGGHGAGGHGAGDHGTCCHGAGDHGAGDHGAGDHGAGGHGTCCHGAGGHGAGGHGAGDHGTCCHGAGGHGAGGHGAGDHGTCCHGAGGHGAGGHGAGGHGRCCHGAGDHGAGGHGAGDHGTCCHGAGGHGAGGHGAGDHGTCCHGAGDHGARGHGAGDHGTCCHGAGGHGAGGHGAGDHGTCCHGAGGHGAGGHGAGGHGTCCHGAGDHGARGHGAGDHGTCCHGAGGHGAGGHGAGGHGTCCHGAGDHGAGGHGAGGHGTCCHGAGGHGAGGHGAGGHGTCCHGAGGHGAGGHGAGGRGSGGPGASRGGEEEVVEVEVVGRGGRVQRRRVLGLGRARGALNIWDF